In a single window of the Notamacropus eugenii isolate mMacEug1 chromosome 4, mMacEug1.pri_v2, whole genome shotgun sequence genome:
- the LOC140502246 gene encoding adhesion G protein-coupled receptor E2-like, producing MEMFGGCMEGFCILVLLKTGATQNPKVSQCCRQRPQFATCINGTHCVCDDGFASTSGEKYFSDSLEICDDVKECAPPISASCGLNADCVNTAGSYHCICNPGYALPSGEKTFPNATRNNCQDVNECVPPISASCGLNADCVNTKGSYHCTCKPGYTLPSGKETFSNATMNNCQDIDECQLSTSICKPHGLCKNKPGSYMCKCKPGFAPSKKNPNYVCIGKALWETAHELPGD from the exons GTTTCTGTATCTTGGTCCTTCTGAAAACTGGTGCAACCCAGAACCCCAAAG TTTCTCAATGTTGTCGTCAGCGTCCCCAATTTGCCACTTGTATCAATGGGACCCACTGCGTCTGTGATGATGGATTTGCTTCTACAAGTGGGGAGAAATACTTCAGTGACTCTCTGGAGATCTGTGatg ATGTCAAAGAATGTGCACCACCCATTAGTGCCTCTTGTGGTCTGAATGCAGACTGTGTTAATACAGCAGGAAGTTACCACTGTATCTGTAACCCTGGATATGCACTTCCTTCTGGGGAGAAGACATTCCCAAATGCCACTAGGAACAATTGTCAAG ATGTTAATGAATGTGTACCACCCATTAGTGCCTCTTGTGGTCTGAATGCAGACTGTGTTAATACAAAGGGAAGTTACCACTGCACCTGTAAGCCTGGATATACACTTCCTTCTGGGAAGGAGACATTTTCAAACGCCACTATGAACAACTGTCAAG ATATAGATGAATGTCAGCTCAGCACCTCCATCTGTAAACCCCATGGGCTCTGTAAAAATAAGCCTGGAAGCTATATGTGCAAATGCAAACCAGGTTTTGCACCAAGCAAAAAGAACCCGAATTATGTCTGCATAGGTAAGGCGTTGTGGGAGACAGCCCATGAACTCCCAGGGGATTGA